The proteins below are encoded in one region of Pseudophryne corroboree isolate aPseCor3 chromosome 8, aPseCor3.hap2, whole genome shotgun sequence:
- the ZBTB43 gene encoding zinc finger and BTB domain-containing protein 43 — translation MEPGLSSFRVEFPDFSNTILQKLNQQRQLGQLCDISIVVQGHLFRAHKAVLAASSPYFCDQVLLKNSRRVVLPDVMNPRVFENILSSSYTGRLALPAHEIVSYLTAASFLQMWHVVDKCTELLDGNPTLLCHKSNLSSDHQSPSSSNYNGLGESFELGTSTQPDFRKGEEIRDGDNEEESPKDDELSSQLTEHEYLPSNSSTEHDQLSTEMTSQDGEEGASDSADYHYNRPLYMKPSIMSHKRWIHIKPERFDQECEGVDLHPPLEDHVSESVNPGQVEPSIQSSAVADSFDFCNKKSAEPEGHGNNHRYDDHVDFYGASMEEFSGEREEPLEGRGAENTPGGFGEGIDISGGIKEETSSSGFTAVVYKLYPCQCGKSFTHKSQRDRHMSMHLGLRPYGCGVCGKKFKMKHHLVGHMKIHTGIKPYECNICGKRFMWRDSFHRHVTSCSKSYHASKGDQATSES, via the coding sequence ATGGAGCCTGGGCTGAGCTCTTTCCGCGTCGAGTTTCCAGATTTCTCCAACACCATCCTGCAGAAGTTGAATCAGCAGCGCCAGCTGGGACAGCTATGCGACATCTCCATCGTGGTACAAGGGCATCTGTTCCGTGCCCACAAAGCCGTGCTGGCAGCCAGCTCTCCGTACTTCTGCGACCAGGTGCTACTGAAGAACAGCCGCAGAGTGGTCCTCCCAGACGTCATGAACCCCAGAGTCTTTGAGAACATCCTCTCCTCCTCTTACACCGGACGGCTGGCGCTTCCCGCTCATGAGATCGTAAGTTACCTAACCGCGGCCAGCTTCCTTCAGATGTGGCATGTTGTTGACAAGTGCACAGAGCTTCTGGACGGGAACCCGACTCTCCTGTGTCACAAATCTAAcctgagcagtgaccaccagtctcCCAGTAGCAGCAACTACAACGGTCTCGGCGAAAGCTTTGAGCTCGGAACCAGCACGCAGCCCGATTTCAGGAAGGGCGAAGAGATCAGAGACGGCGACAACGAGGAAGAGAGCCCGAAAGATGACGAGTTATCTTCTCAGCTCACCGAACACGAGTACCTGCCCAGCAACTCTTCCACTGAGCACGACCAGCTGAGTACGGAGATGACCAGCCAAGATGGCGAGGAAGGGGCCAGCGACAGCGCTGATTATCACTACAATCGCCCTTTGTACATGAAGCCCAGCATCATGTCCCACAAGCGTTGGATCCACATCAAGCCAGAGCGGTTCGATCAGGAGTGTGAAGGAGTGGATTTACATCCACCTCTTGAAGACCACGTCTCGGAGTCCGTGAATCCGGGGCAGGTGGAACCGTCGATACAGTCTTCAGCTGTCGCAGACAGTTTTGACTTTTGCAATAAAAAGTCAGCAGAACCGGAAGGACACGGTAACAACCACCGCTACGATGACCACGTAGATTTCTACGGAGCTTCAATGGAGGAGTTTTCTGGAGAGCGAGAAGAACCTCTTGAGGGCCGCGGAGCAGAAAACACCCCAGGAGGCTTTGGGGAAGGTATTGACATTTCGGGGGGCATCAAAGAGGAAACTTCATCGTCTGGCTTCACTGCGGTTGTCTACAAACTTTACCCATGTCAGTGCGGTAAGAGCTTTACGCACAAGAGCCAGCGGGATAGACATATGAGCATGCACCTGGGGCTGCGACCTTACGGCTGCGGGGTCTGTGGTAAGAAGTTCAAAATGAAGCATCACCTGGTAGGCCACATGAAAATCCACACGGGGATTAAGCCGTACGAGTGTAATATCTGCGGCAAGCGCTTTATGTGGAGGGACAGTTTCCACCGGCACGTAACATCTTGTTCCAAGTCCTACCATGCTTCCAAAGGAGATCAAGCCACAAGTGAGAGCTGA